GGCGTGCGCGGCTATGTCACTGCTTACAACGTGCGTGACGGCGCGCAGATATGGCGTGCCTACGAAACCGGTCCGGACGACGAGATGAAGCTCGGCACGGACTTTAACAGCCACAACCCGCAATACGGCCGGTTCGGCCTGGGTACGTCAAAGACCTGGCAGGAAAACACCTGGAAGATCGGCGGCGGTACCAATTGGGGTTGGTACGCTTATGATCCGGGCACCAACCTTGTCTATTACGGCAGCGGCAATCCTTCGCCGTGGAATGCCACGATGCGCCCGGGTGATAACAAGTGGACGATGACGATCTGGGGTCGCGATGTCGACACCGGCGCGGCAAAGTTCGGTTATCAGAAGACTCCGCATGACGAGTGGGATTATGCCGGCGTCGACGTGATGATCCTTAGCGACGAAAAGGATGACAGTGGCAACGTTCACAAGTTGCTCTTCCATCCGGATCGTAATGGTTTCATCTACTCGCTCGATCGCACCAATGGTGATCTCTTCACCGTCGGGAAGATCGACGCGACGATGAACGAGTTCAAGGACGTCAACTTCAAGAACGGCCAGCCGATACGCGATCCGGAATATGCGACCTATATGGACCATCAGGCCCATGACGTGTGCCCTTCGGCGATGGGTTATCATGACCAGGCGCACGATTCCTACGATCCGACGAAACAGCTGTTCTACGTCAACGCGAACCATATCTGCATGGATTGGGAACCCTTCATGCTTCCCTATCGTGCCGGTCAGTTCTTCGTCGGCGCGACCCTGCATATGTATCCGGGTCCGAAGGGCGATCGTCAGGCCGCGCTCGGTCTTGGCCAGGTTAAGGCCTATGACGCGGTCCATAAGTCGTTCAAATGGCAGGTTCAGGAGCGCTTCGCCGCTTGGGGCGGTTCGCTTTCGACGGCTGGCAATTTGGTGTTCTACGGAACGCTTGATGGCTACATCAAGGCCCGTAATGCCGATACCGGCGAGCTGCTCTGGAAGTTCAAGCTTCCGTCCGGTGTCATTGGCTATCCGATGACCTATGAGCACAAAGGCGTCCAATACGTCGCCATTTACTATGGCGTCGGCGGATGGCCGGCGGTCGGCATGGTGTTCGACCTGCAAGATCCGACGGCGGGTCTCGGCGCAGTCGGCGCGTTCAAGAACCTGCAGCATTGGACGCAGCAGGGCGGCGGCGTGATGGTCTTCTCGCTTAACGGCAAGAGCCCCTACACCGAAGACGTCAATCTTGACGAATACAGCACTGTGAAACAAGGCGGCGACTAAGCCTTCCTGCCTCCCGTTCCACTTGGCAGCTTCCCGGTGGAGCGGGAGTTTTTTAGAAATCGCGGGCTCAACAAGCCGAGTTCGCACAGGCCCTTAGTCCAGCGAAATGGCGTGTCATGACAGTTTCCTCCCTTGCGTCGCGTGCGAGAAGGCTTTGCCTTCCAGTCCTGAGCGGCGCCGCTTTTTGCCTCTCAAGCGGTCTGGTCTCGGCCGCGCCCGCGGCGGCGCCGGTAACAACGGGCGGCGATATCCTGCGTGTTTGTGCCGCCAATCAGCCGCCATATTCGATCAAGGGTGGCGGCGGTTTTGAGAACAAGATCGCACTTGCGGTCGCCGATGCGATGGGCCGCCAGGTGCAATTCATCTGGTCGAGCCGCCCGGCGATTTATCTCGTGCAGGAATATCTCAACAAGAATCTCTGCGACGTGATCATCGGGCTCGATACGAGCGATCCGCGTGTGCTCGCTACCAAGCCTTATTATCGTGCGGGCTATGTCTTCGTGACGCGCAACGCCGACCATCTCGACCTTCATTCCTGGGGCGACCCGCGTCTCCTGAAGTTCGATCATATCGCTGTTGGCTTCTACACGCCGGGCGAAGAAATGCTGAAAAAGATCGGCAAATATGACGATGACTTCAATTACGAAAAGTCGCTGGTGAATTTCCGCTCCGCGCGCAACGAATATATCCAGGTCGATCCGGCCCGGATGGTTGGCGAAGTCGCCAGCGGCAATGCGCAGATCGCCGCGGCGTTTGCGCCCGAGGTTGCGCGCCTCGTCAGGGAATCTTCGGTTCCGCTCACGATGACGCCAGTTGATGACGACACAGTCAATGCCGACGGCCAGAAAGTGCCGCAGACTTTCGACCAGTCGATGGGCGTTCGCAAGGATGATGCGGCATTGGGCGCGCAACTCAACGCGGCCCTCGTGAAAGCAGCTCCCGATATTGATGCCATCCTTAAGGATGAGGGAATCCCGCTGTTGAAGCCCCATTCCTGATCAAACCAGGGCGTCGGATGTCTCGCCGATGCCTAGCTCCCTTCGAAAACAACGGATTCTCTCAGACATGAATATCAAGAAAATGCTCGCGATTTACGGTGGCCTGGTGATCGGTATTGGCAGCGCTGCTTATGCGGCCGAGCCGGAGCCGGTGCCGCCGACCTCCCTCGATCTTCGGACGACGGTGGATGGCTCGCCGATCGATCTTAGCACCTCGCTGCCGACCGAACGCGACACGCCCGGCGTTTTGAAGTTTTTGCAGACGGGGGTCGATCCTTACATCGACGACCCGAGCTGTCTGCGACTTGGGGAGAGCCTCTTTCTATCGGATTGCTCGGGATGTCACGGTGAAATCGGCGAGGGTAAGATCGGCCCCGGCTTGAACGACGACTACTGGACCTATCCAAAGAACGTGCATGACCAGGGCGTCTTTGAGACGGTTTACGGCGGCGCGCGCGCGATGATGGGGCCGCACAACGGCGATCTGACGCTCGATCAATTCATGCAGGTGATCGCCTGGGTACGGCACCTCTATAAGGATCCGGTCAATCAGGCCTTCTGGCTCACTGACGCGCAGAAGAAGAATTACAAGCCCTATACGCTGGCGGAAGGCAAACGTATCGCGGCTCTTCCGATTTCGACGCCCGGCCAGTGCCAGGCGACGGCAGTGCAAGAAAAGAAAGAACAAGACCAAGAAGACAAAGAATCGCAGTGAGCCGTTCAGGCCACGCGTTGCTTCAATCGGTTTGTACTCGCGTGAAAGCGAGGAAAGTGGAGGAAAACGCATGAAAACGTATCGGTCGTTTAATCGCTTTGTGACTCTTCTGGGTGGCGTCGCCGTTTTGTCGCTCGGCACCAGCCTTGGCGCGCTGGCCTATGACGGTCAGCACTGCAAGGAAGCCGGCGTATGCTGGGAGGCGCAGCCTGGTTACCCGGAGAAGCTTGCTGGCTCGAAGTACGACGTAAAGGGCCTCGAAGAGCCGCATGAAGTTGCCAAGCAGGGCAATTCCGAGCGCGCCATGGAAGCACGCAATGCCAAGCGCACCGCGTATTTCCACAAGACCGGCAAGTGGGTCTACGACGTCGATCAGATCCCGGAATAATCGTCGGGCTATCGACGAACTGAGATCGTCCGATCGCATTGGCGTACTTCGCCGCGGCGCAAGCTAATACTTGCGTCGCGAGCGGGGAATATACGCTTCTCCGCATTGTTCGCGGCAAATTCAAATAGTGATGATTCTCATGACGGCAGCTACGATCCGCAGTGCCGATTCGAATCTTGAGTCCTGGCAGCAGCAGGCGCTGATCTTCGAGAAGGAAGTCGCGAAGGCGGTCATCGGCCAGGAACGGGTCATCCGTCTCCTGACCGTTGCTGTTTTCGCGCGCGGTCATGTCCTGCTTGAAGGCGATGTCGGTGTCGGCAAGACAACGCTCTTGCGTGCCGTGGCGCGTGCGATCGGCGGGGCCTACGAGCGCGTCGAAGGCTCGGTCGATCTCATGCCGAGCGACCTCATCTATTATACCTATCTGAATGAAGAGGGGCGACCGAAAGTCGATCCCGGGCCGGTGTTGCGGCACGGCGAAAATCTGTCGATCTTCTTTTTCAACGAGATCAATCGCGCCCGGCCGCAGGTTCATTCGCTCCTCTTGCGTCTCATGGCCGAACGCAGCGCCAACGCGTTCAACCGGGATTATAATTTTCCCTATCTGCAGGTCTTCGCCGATCGCAACCGTATCGAAAAGGAAGAGACGTTCGATCTGCCCGCAGCGGCGCGCGACCGCTTCTTCATGGAAGTCAGCGTCAGGACGCCGAGCGATCCGCAAATCCGTCAGGAGCTTATTTTCGACCCGCGCTTCCATGACGTCGATGCGCTGGTCGCGACGGTGAAAGAAGGCGTCATCGATTTCCGGCAATTGCCGGCCATCGCTGCGGCTATTCAGAGTGGTGTGCACGCTAGCTCGACGCTCCAGAAATACGTGCTCGACCTCTGGTCGGCGATACAGACGCCGGATTCTTTTGGGGTCTCATTGCCCGGTGTCGACATGACGCGGCTGATCCGTGGCGGCGGCAGCCCGCGCGGCTTGAGCTACTTGGTTCGCGGTGCCCGCGTCCATGCCTGGCTGCACGGCCGCGACGCCGTCGTGCCGGAGGATATCCGCTCGCTCTTCCAGGAAATCATCGCGCATCGCATCTTCCTCGATCCCGTCTATGAATTGCGGCAGGAAGGCCTGACACGCGATCTCTGCGCCGCGATTTTTGCGGCGGTGCCGACGCCATGACAAGTGCGGCCGCGACGGTTTCCTATCGGCCGCGCGAGCGTGCCGAAGGGATTGTCATTGGCGCGCACCGTGGCCGCAATGCCGGCGGGCAGGGCGTCTTTCTCGATCAGGTCACCTACCTGCGCCAACCCGATCCGCGCCGGATTGATCTGCGGCTCACATTGCGCGATCCGTTTGAGAACATCTATGTCCGCCGCTTCGAGCAAAGGCTCGCGATCGCGCTTTATGCTATTGTCGATCTGTCGCGATCGATGAGCTTCGAGGGCACGGCGTGGAAGATGGCGCTCGTTGGCGACCTTTGTCTTTCGCTGGCGCACTCGGCGCATGAACTGGGCGACGCTTTCGGCATCATTGGCTGTGATACCGAGGTGCGCCAGGATTTCTTTATTCCGGCGACACGCAACAGGGGTATCGAGCCCGAGATCGCCCGCCGGTTCGCGGATTTTGCGCCGGAGCGCCGGAGCGCCGCAGGTCTCCTACGGACGGCGACCTATCTTGCCGGTAAGCGCAAGCTTGTCTTCCTCATCTCCGATTTCCGTATGCCGCTGGCCGAGATCGAGAAAATTCTGGAATCGCTTTCGCGCCACGACATCGTGCCGATTCTTGTCTCGGATTCCGCCGAAGGAAATGAATTGCCACCATTCGGTTTGATCGATGTACGCGACCTAGAGAGTGGCGCCAGCAGGGTCGTTTTCATGCGCCCGGCCTTGCGCCAGCGTTGGCGTGCGGAGGCGGCGGCACGGCGGCAAGCACTCGACGGGCTCTTTCTCCGCTACGGGCGTCCGGCATTCGAGTTGAAGGATAGGTTCGATGCCGATGCGCTGTCGCGCCATCTCCTCGAAGTATGAGCGCGCCATGCAGAGGGCCTTAACCGCGGTTTTGGTCTTTCTGGGTGCGTCGCTCGCGGCGCAGGCTCAGGTCCAATCTGTTAAGCTCGTGACGCCGCGTCTGTTCGGCCATTTCGTCGGCGATGTGCTCGAAGACGAGGTCGACGTCCGCGTCGATGACGGAGTCGAACTCGTACCGGCATCGGTACCGCAGCCAGGTCCGATCAACCAATGGCTCGAACTTTCGAGCAGTCGCGTCGAAACCGCGAACGATCACGGCGCGATGCTATACCACCTCTATTTCGCCTATCAGACATTCTACCCGGCGCTCGACGCGCGCCAATTGGACGTGCCAGGCTTCACTCTGTCGTTTAAATCCGGCGATCACAT
This Methylovirgula sp. DNA region includes the following protein-coding sequences:
- a CDS encoding methanol/ethanol family PQQ-dependent dehydrogenase translates to MHNSIVKRRVLTSVSLVAALAALQFCAPLASANDKLIELSKSNENYVMPGRDYNADNYSPDTQISTDNVKDLRVAWSFSTGVLNGHEGTPLVVNGKMYINTPFPNAVFALDLDNPGKILWQYHPKQNPAARSVACCDLVNRGVAYWPGDDKTPSLILSNQLDGNVVALNAETGDLYWKVENSDIHVGSTLTIAPYVIKDEVLVGSSGAELGVRGYVTAYNVRDGAQIWRAYETGPDDEMKLGTDFNSHNPQYGRFGLGTSKTWQENTWKIGGGTNWGWYAYDPGTNLVYYGSGNPSPWNATMRPGDNKWTMTIWGRDVDTGAAKFGYQKTPHDEWDYAGVDVMILSDEKDDSGNVHKLLFHPDRNGFIYSLDRTNGDLFTVGKIDATMNEFKDVNFKNGQPIRDPEYATYMDHQAHDVCPSAMGYHDQAHDSYDPTKQLFYVNANHICMDWEPFMLPYRAGQFFVGATLHMYPGPKGDRQAALGLGQVKAYDAVHKSFKWQVQERFAAWGGSLSTAGNLVFYGTLDGYIKARNADTGELLWKFKLPSGVIGYPMTYEHKGVQYVAIYYGVGGWPAVGMVFDLQDPTAGLGAVGAFKNLQHWTQQGGGVMVFSLNGKSPYTEDVNLDEYSTVKQGGD
- a CDS encoding MxaS protein; this translates as MTSAAATVSYRPRERAEGIVIGAHRGRNAGGQGVFLDQVTYLRQPDPRRIDLRLTLRDPFENIYVRRFEQRLAIALYAIVDLSRSMSFEGTAWKMALVGDLCLSLAHSAHELGDAFGIIGCDTEVRQDFFIPATRNRGIEPEIARRFADFAPERRSAAGLLRTATYLAGKRKLVFLISDFRMPLAEIEKILESLSRHDIVPILVSDSAEGNELPPFGLIDVRDLESGASRVVFMRPALRQRWRAEAAARRQALDGLFLRYGRPAFELKDRFDADALSRHLLEV
- a CDS encoding methanol dehydrogenase: MKTYRSFNRFVTLLGGVAVLSLGTSLGALAYDGQHCKEAGVCWEAQPGYPEKLAGSKYDVKGLEEPHEVAKQGNSERAMEARNAKRTAYFHKTGKWVYDVDQIPE
- the moxG gene encoding cytochrome c(L), periplasmic, yielding MNIKKMLAIYGGLVIGIGSAAYAAEPEPVPPTSLDLRTTVDGSPIDLSTSLPTERDTPGVLKFLQTGVDPYIDDPSCLRLGESLFLSDCSGCHGEIGEGKIGPGLNDDYWTYPKNVHDQGVFETVYGGARAMMGPHNGDLTLDQFMQVIAWVRHLYKDPVNQAFWLTDAQKKNYKPYTLAEGKRIAALPISTPGQCQATAVQEKKEQDQEDKESQ
- the moxJ gene encoding methanol oxidation system protein MoxJ, with amino-acid sequence MTVSSLASRARRLCLPVLSGAAFCLSSGLVSAAPAAAPVTTGGDILRVCAANQPPYSIKGGGGFENKIALAVADAMGRQVQFIWSSRPAIYLVQEYLNKNLCDVIIGLDTSDPRVLATKPYYRAGYVFVTRNADHLDLHSWGDPRLLKFDHIAVGFYTPGEEMLKKIGKYDDDFNYEKSLVNFRSARNEYIQVDPARMVGEVASGNAQIAAAFAPEVARLVRESSVPLTMTPVDDDTVNADGQKVPQTFDQSMGVRKDDAALGAQLNAALVKAAPDIDAILKDEGIPLLKPHS
- a CDS encoding MoxR family ATPase — its product is MTAATIRSADSNLESWQQQALIFEKEVAKAVIGQERVIRLLTVAVFARGHVLLEGDVGVGKTTLLRAVARAIGGAYERVEGSVDLMPSDLIYYTYLNEEGRPKVDPGPVLRHGENLSIFFFNEINRARPQVHSLLLRLMAERSANAFNRDYNFPYLQVFADRNRIEKEETFDLPAAARDRFFMEVSVRTPSDPQIRQELIFDPRFHDVDALVATVKEGVIDFRQLPAIAAAIQSGVHASSTLQKYVLDLWSAIQTPDSFGVSLPGVDMTRLIRGGGSPRGLSYLVRGARVHAWLHGRDAVVPEDIRSLFQEIIAHRIFLDPVYELRQEGLTRDLCAAIFAAVPTP